From Triticum urartu cultivar G1812 chromosome 2, Tu2.1, whole genome shotgun sequence, a single genomic window includes:
- the LOC125538725 gene encoding uncharacterized protein LOC125538725 isoform X1, translated as MAAAAKLSVSSQAFAALLDCCGTAAGDCDGLLFGRAARPTAPPSFSDDDYSGATSSAPTLSICITGHASLARPSSLSDALGRFQPYSPARPATVGFFSSRRSAARRPSMREVAVARSLSKSLALTHPLVFLLVAPSASSNLSIHSFDYRAFLLVDSRLFPTSLQVVNVGPGFRGQYHTFAAESPMPWLPRPPAKGFSIGDQKAMEGMMDAFGLGRVEALVASATGQATEVEEMYSGMLRRLERLAREAEGGKKLVRRQEKHIGKEKNCWVGVRAEILFSASV; from the exons ATGGCCGCCGCCGCGAAGCTCTCCGTCTCCAGCCAGGCCTTCGCGGCGCTCCTCGACTGCTGCGGGACCGCCGCCGGGGACTGCGACGGGCTACTCTTTGGTCGTGCCGCCCGCCCCACggctcccccttccttctccgACGACGACTACTCCGGCGCCACCTCCTCCGCCCCAACCCTATCCATCTGCATCACCGGCCACGCCTCGCTCGCCCGACCCTCCTCCCTCTCCGACGCCCTCGGCCGCTTCCAGCCCTACTCCCCCGCCCGCCCAGCCACCGTGGGCTTCTTCTCCTCCCGCCGCAGCGCGGCGCGCCGCCCCTCCATGCGCGAGGTCGCCGTCGCCCGCTCCCTGTCTAAATCATTGGCCCTCACCCACCCCCTCGTGTTTCTGCTCGTAGCCCCCTCCGCCTCCTCCAACCTCTCCATCCACTCGTTCGACTACCGCGCCTTCCTCCTCGTGGATTCCCGCCTCTTCCCCACCTCCCTCCAGGTGGTCAACGTGGGCCCTGGTTTCCGGGGCCAATACCACACCTTCGCGGCGGAGTCGCCAATGCCGTGGCTGCCGCGTCCGCCGGCAAAGGGCTTCAGCATCGGAGACCAGAAGGCGATGGAGGGGATGATGGATGCGTTCGGGCTGGGAAGGGTGGAGGCCTTGGTGGCCTCGGCCACGGGGCAAGCAACCGAGGTGGAGGAGATGTATTCTGGGATGCTAAGGAGGCTGGAGAGGCTTGCTCGGGAGGCGGAGGGGGGCAAGAAGCTGGTGCGCCGTCAG GAAAAACATATTGGAAAGGAGAAAAATTGCTGGGTTGGAGTAAGGGCAGAGATCTTGTTCTCGGCAAG CGTGTAG
- the LOC125533642 gene encoding pachytene checkpoint protein 2 homolog produces the protein MSAPMEISFDPHPSHPAPPAFPSSPPLEPAAAATPPAVSSSPQPTAEAVVAPTPPDDKVLVSVEVLLHATSTARAEDVRTAVERMLESRSLSYVDGPVQIPPDNSFLLEHVKRIQICDTDELIENHKILLFWQVKPVVHVFQLNEDGPGEEPSEDDTLSSFNEWALPAKEFDGLWESLLYEVGLKQRLLRYAASALLFTERGVDPCLVSWNRIVLLHGPPGTGKTSLCKALAQKLSIRFNSRYSMCQLIEVNAHSLFSKWFSESGKLVAKLFQKIQEMVEEESNLVFVLIDEVESLAAARQAAISGSEPSDSIRVVNALLTQMDKLKAWPNVIILTTSNITTAIDIAFVDRADIKAYVGPPTLQARYEILRSCIDELFRVGILTYPQGGDLPCILSYSTLKEKLHCPEAAEPHTLHLSKLLHEGAELCDGLSGRSLRKLPFLAHASVPNPSCCDAASFMHTLIQTARRELLESRG, from the exons ATGAGCGCTCCCATGGAGATCTCCTTCGACCCCCACCCTTCTCATCCCGCCCCGCCCGCCTTCCCCTCCAGCCCACCCCTGGagcccgcagccgccgccaccccTCCCGCGGTCTCGTCCTCGCCGCAGCCGACGGCGGAGGCCGTAGTCGCGCCCACCCCGCCAGACGACAAGGTCCTCGTCTCAG TTGAGGTGTTGCTGCACGCCACGAGTACGGCTCGCGCCGAGGACGTCCGAACGGCGGTCGAGAG GATGTTAGAATCTCGAAGTTTAAGCTATGTCGATGGTCCTGTTCAGATACCTCCAGACAATTCTTTTCTTCTTGAACATGTCAAAAGGATCCAAATATGTGACACTG ATGAGTTGATTGAGAACCACAAAATCCTGTTGTTTTGGCAAGTCAAACCTGTTGTTCATGTATTCCAG TTGAATGAGGATGGTCCAGGTGAAGAACCAAGTGAAGACGACACACTCTCTAGCTTCAATGAGTGGGCTCTACCTGCCAAAGAATTTGATGGATTGTGGGAAAG CTTACTATATGAAGTGGGTCTCAAGCAGAGGTTGCTGAGATATGCTGCTAGTGCTTTGCTATTTACTGAAAGAGGTGTAGACCCATGCCTTGTTTCATGGAACAG GATTGTACTTTTACATGGTCCACCTGGAACAGGAAAGACTTCATTATGTAAAGCACTAGCTCAGAAGCTTTCTATTCGCTTCAATTCAAG GTATTCTATGTGCCAACTAATTGAAGTCAATGCCCATTCATTGTTCAGCAAGTGGTTTTCTGAAAGTGGGAAACTG GTAGCTAAACTTTTCCAGAAGATTCAGGAGATGGTGGAGGAAGAAAGCAACCTGGTATTTGTATTGATCG ATGAAGTTGAAAGCCTTGCTGCTGCCAGACAGGCTGCCATATCTGGTTCTGAGCCTTCAGACTCCATTAGG GTGGTAAATGCCTTGCTAACACAAATGGACAAACTGAAGGCTTGGCCAAATGTTATCATTTTGACGACATCAAATATCACCACAGCTATCG ATATTGCATTTGTTGACAGGGCAGACATCAAGGCATACGTCGGACCCCCTACTCTTCAAGCACGCTATGAGATTTTGAGATCATGCATAGATGAACTCTTCCGAGTAGGAATTCTTACATATCCTCAG GGTGGTGATTTGCCTTGCATTCTGAGCTATTcaaccctgaaagagaagttgcACTGTCCTGAGGCTGCAGAACCCCATACACTTCATCTCTCCAAATTACTGCATGAAGGCGCAGAACTGTGCGAC GGATTGAGCGGAAGATCATTGAGAAAACTTCCTTTCCTGGCACATGCTTCTGTTCCCAACCCTTCGTGCTGTGACGCTGCTTCTTTCATGCACACGCTGATACAGACCGCGCGAAGAGAGCTCTTGGAATCACGCGGATGA
- the LOC125538725 gene encoding uncharacterized protein LOC125538725 isoform X2, whose product MAAAAKLSVSSQAFAALLDCCGTAAGDCDGLLFGRAARPTAPPSFSDDDYSGATSSAPTLSICITGHASLARPSSLSDALGRFQPYSPARPATVGFFSSRRSAARRPSMREVAVARSLSKSLALTHPLVFLLVAPSASSNLSIHSFDYRAFLLVDSRLFPTSLQVVNVGPGFRGQYHTFAAESPMPWLPRPPAKGFSIGDQKAMEGMMDAFGLGRVEALVASATGQATEVEEMYSGMLRRLERLAREAEGGKKLVRRQERKNILERRKIAGLE is encoded by the exons ATGGCCGCCGCCGCGAAGCTCTCCGTCTCCAGCCAGGCCTTCGCGGCGCTCCTCGACTGCTGCGGGACCGCCGCCGGGGACTGCGACGGGCTACTCTTTGGTCGTGCCGCCCGCCCCACggctcccccttccttctccgACGACGACTACTCCGGCGCCACCTCCTCCGCCCCAACCCTATCCATCTGCATCACCGGCCACGCCTCGCTCGCCCGACCCTCCTCCCTCTCCGACGCCCTCGGCCGCTTCCAGCCCTACTCCCCCGCCCGCCCAGCCACCGTGGGCTTCTTCTCCTCCCGCCGCAGCGCGGCGCGCCGCCCCTCCATGCGCGAGGTCGCCGTCGCCCGCTCCCTGTCTAAATCATTGGCCCTCACCCACCCCCTCGTGTTTCTGCTCGTAGCCCCCTCCGCCTCCTCCAACCTCTCCATCCACTCGTTCGACTACCGCGCCTTCCTCCTCGTGGATTCCCGCCTCTTCCCCACCTCCCTCCAGGTGGTCAACGTGGGCCCTGGTTTCCGGGGCCAATACCACACCTTCGCGGCGGAGTCGCCAATGCCGTGGCTGCCGCGTCCGCCGGCAAAGGGCTTCAGCATCGGAGACCAGAAGGCGATGGAGGGGATGATGGATGCGTTCGGGCTGGGAAGGGTGGAGGCCTTGGTGGCCTCGGCCACGGGGCAAGCAACCGAGGTGGAGGAGATGTATTCTGGGATGCTAAGGAGGCTGGAGAGGCTTGCTCGGGAGGCGGAGGGGGGCAAGAAGCTGGTGCGCCGTCAG GAAAGGAAAAACATATTGGAAAGGAGAAAAATTGCTGGGTTGGAGTAA
- the LOC125538723 gene encoding isocitrate dehydrogenase [NAD] regulatory subunit 1, mitochondrial isoform X1 — protein MARRSAPLLRRLVSSAPPLPGHGGGARRTVTYMPRPGDGTPRPVTLIPGDGIGPLVTGAVEQVMEAMHAPVYFESYDVHGDMPAVPPAVIESIRRNKVCLKGGLATPVGGGVSSLNMQLRKELDLFASLVNCANVPGLPTRHQNVDIVVIRENTEGEYSGLEHEVVPGVVESLKVITKFCSERIAKYAFEYAYLNYRKKVTAVHKANIMKLADGLFLESCREIAAKYPSIEYNEIIVDNCCMQLVSRPEQFDVMVTPNLYGNLVANTAAGLVGGTGVMPGGNVGQDHAIFEQGASAGNVGNDNLVEQQKANPVALLLSSAMMLRHLQFPSFADRLETAVKRVIAEGKYRTKDLGGTSTTQEVTDAVIANLD, from the exons ATGGCGCGGCGATCcgccccgctcctccgccgcctggtCTCCTCCGCGCCGCCCCTCCCGGGCCACGGCGGCGGCGCGCGCCGCACGGTGACCTACATGCCCCGCCCGGGCGACGGCACCCCGCGTCCCGTCACGCTCATCCCGGGCGACGGCATCGGGCCCCTCGTCACCGGCGCCGTCGAGCAGGTCATGGAGGCGATGCACGCGCCCGTCTACTTCGAGTCCTACGACGTCCACGGCGACATGCCCGCCGTGCCCCCCGCCGTCATCGAGTCCATCCGCCGCAACAAGGTCTGCCTCAAGGGCGGCCTCGCCACCCCCGTCGGCGGGGGCGTCTCCTCCCTCAACATGCAGCTCCGCAAGGAGCTCGACCTCTTCGCCTCCCTCGTCAACTGCGCCAACGTCCCCGGCCTGCCCACCAGGCACCAGAACGTCGACATCGTCGTCATCAGGGAGAACACCGAGGGCGAGTACTCGGGCCTCGAGCACGAGGTCGTCCCGGGGGTCGTCGAGAGCCTCAAG GTCATCACGAAGTTTTGCTCTGAGAGGATTGCCAAATATGCCTTCGAGTATGCTTACCTTAACTACCGGAAGAAAGTCACGGCAGTGCATAAAGCAAACATCATGAAACTTGCTGATGGTTTGTTCTTGGAGTCTTGCCGTGAGATTGCCGCTAAATATCCAAGTATTGAGTATAACGAAATTATTGTTGACAACTGCTGCATGCAACTTGTTTCAAGGCCTGAGCAATTTGATGTTATG GTTACGCCTAACCTTTACGGCAATTTGGTTGCCAACACAGCTGCAGGTCTTGTTGGAGGAACAGGTGTCATGCCAGGAG GTAATGTGGGTCAGGATCATGCCATCTTCGAGCAAGGTGCTTCTGCAGGAAATGTGGGAAATGACAATCTTGTAGAGCAGCAGAAAGCAAACCCTGTCGCCCTGCTCCTGTCGTCCGCTATGATGTTGAGGCATTTGCAGTTCCCGTCGTTCGCTGACCGTCTGGAAACTGCGGTGAAGCGGGTCATTGCAGAGGGCAAGTACAGGACAAAGGATCTGGGCGGCACCAGCACCACCCAGGAAGTTACTGATGCAGTGATCGCTAATCTGGATTAG
- the LOC125538723 gene encoding isocitrate dehydrogenase [NAD] regulatory subunit 1, mitochondrial isoform X2, whose protein sequence is MARRSAPLLRRLVSSAPPLPGHGGGARRTVTYMPRPGDGTPRPVTLIPGDGIGPLVTGAVEQVMEAMHAPVYFESYDVHGDMPAVPPAVIESIRRNKVCLKGGLATPVGGGVSSLNMQLRKELDLFASLVNCANVPGLPTRHQNVDIVVIRENTEGEYSGLEHEVVPGVVESLKFCSERIAKYAFEYAYLNYRKKVTAVHKANIMKLADGLFLESCREIAAKYPSIEYNEIIVDNCCMQLVSRPEQFDVMVTPNLYGNLVANTAAGLVGGTGVMPGGNVGQDHAIFEQGASAGNVGNDNLVEQQKANPVALLLSSAMMLRHLQFPSFADRLETAVKRVIAEGKYRTKDLGGTSTTQEVTDAVIANLD, encoded by the exons ATGGCGCGGCGATCcgccccgctcctccgccgcctggtCTCCTCCGCGCCGCCCCTCCCGGGCCACGGCGGCGGCGCGCGCCGCACGGTGACCTACATGCCCCGCCCGGGCGACGGCACCCCGCGTCCCGTCACGCTCATCCCGGGCGACGGCATCGGGCCCCTCGTCACCGGCGCCGTCGAGCAGGTCATGGAGGCGATGCACGCGCCCGTCTACTTCGAGTCCTACGACGTCCACGGCGACATGCCCGCCGTGCCCCCCGCCGTCATCGAGTCCATCCGCCGCAACAAGGTCTGCCTCAAGGGCGGCCTCGCCACCCCCGTCGGCGGGGGCGTCTCCTCCCTCAACATGCAGCTCCGCAAGGAGCTCGACCTCTTCGCCTCCCTCGTCAACTGCGCCAACGTCCCCGGCCTGCCCACCAGGCACCAGAACGTCGACATCGTCGTCATCAGGGAGAACACCGAGGGCGAGTACTCGGGCCTCGAGCACGAGGTCGTCCCGGGGGTCGTCGAGAGCCTCAAG TTTTGCTCTGAGAGGATTGCCAAATATGCCTTCGAGTATGCTTACCTTAACTACCGGAAGAAAGTCACGGCAGTGCATAAAGCAAACATCATGAAACTTGCTGATGGTTTGTTCTTGGAGTCTTGCCGTGAGATTGCCGCTAAATATCCAAGTATTGAGTATAACGAAATTATTGTTGACAACTGCTGCATGCAACTTGTTTCAAGGCCTGAGCAATTTGATGTTATG GTTACGCCTAACCTTTACGGCAATTTGGTTGCCAACACAGCTGCAGGTCTTGTTGGAGGAACAGGTGTCATGCCAGGAG GTAATGTGGGTCAGGATCATGCCATCTTCGAGCAAGGTGCTTCTGCAGGAAATGTGGGAAATGACAATCTTGTAGAGCAGCAGAAAGCAAACCCTGTCGCCCTGCTCCTGTCGTCCGCTATGATGTTGAGGCATTTGCAGTTCCCGTCGTTCGCTGACCGTCTGGAAACTGCGGTGAAGCGGGTCATTGCAGAGGGCAAGTACAGGACAAAGGATCTGGGCGGCACCAGCACCACCCAGGAAGTTACTGATGCAGTGATCGCTAATCTGGATTAG